A segment of the Candidatus Polarisedimenticolia bacterium genome:
GGGAACCACCACGACCGTGATCGTGCTGGACATCTCGCGCTATCAGATTGGCGACGTGCTCGAGTGCGCCCGCGATGGAGTGGCCCGCACGGTGACCGCGATCAACGCCACCTCGAAGGCGCTCACCCTGTCTCCCGCGCTTCCCTCCGCCAGCCAGGCATTCAAGCTTCTGGCGGACTGGGGACCGTCGGCCGTGAACCTGGAGGAGGATTTTCATCTACAGAGGACCTCCGCCGCCCTCGACACCGGGACCAACCTCGACCTCGAGCCGGTCGACCTCGACGATTCCGTCCGACCGCAGGACGGCGACGGCAACGGCACGGCGGTGATCGACATGGGGGCTTACGAATTCCCCATTCCCGACCGGGACGGCGATGGAGTGACCGACTCGCTCGACTGCGCTCCGGACGCCGGCAGCGCCTGGGAGCTGCCCCATCCGGTCGGGGAGACGCTCCGGCTCTCGGCAGCGCTCGGCACCAGCCTGGGCTGGACCATGGCGGCGCAGGCGAACGTGTACAACGTCTACAAAGGGACGATCGGTCCTGCGGGGTTCGCCTACAACCATATCTGCCATGAAACCGGCTCGATCGACACCTTTTCCCAGGATTCCGCGACTCCTCCCCGCGGTGGCGCTTTCTACTATCTGGTCGCCGGGGCCAGCCGCTGCGGTGTGGGGTCGCTCGGCACCGACAGCGCCGGGGCGGAGATTCCCGGGCCGGCCAGTCCCTGTCTGCTGGCGGAGAAAGACTCGGATGCCGACGGCGTGTACGACCTGGACGACGGCTGCGCTCAGGTGCCGACGCCCGGGCAGGCGGACGGCGATCATGACGGGCGGCCGGACGCGTGTGACAACTGCCGCTTCGCCCCTAACCCGCAGCAGACCGACTTCAACGGGAACGGGCTCGGCGACGCCTGCGAGGACACCGATGGAGACGGCCTCCTGGACGAGGCTGACTGCGCCCCCTCCGTCCGCCACCAGCGGGGGCTGCCTTTCGACGTGCCTCCGCCCCTCACCTTCTCGGGGGCGCCAGGGAACCTCGTCTCGTGGCCCTTCGCCGAGCAGGCACCCGTCTATGATTTCTACCGGGGGAGCATCACGATTGGCGCCGCCTGGTCCTACAACCACGGCTGCCGCGCCTGGGGGCTGACACGGCCGGAGTCGAGCGATCCGGCACTGCCCCCCACGGGCACCGCGTTCTACTACCTGTCCTCCGGCGTCAATACGTGCGGTGAAGGCGCGCTCGGCCGCGATTCGGCCGGCGCGCCCGTGCCGCGCGGCAGCTCCTGTCCCACCCTGTATTCCGACGCCGACAACGATGGACCGATCGACGTGTCGGACGACTGTCCCCTCCTGGCCAACCCGCTCCAGGAGGACGCCGACGGGGACAGCCGCGGCGATGCCTGCGACAACTGCCCGTCGACCTGGAACCCCGATCAGACGGACAGCGACGGCGACGGCACCGGCGACGCCTGCGACTCCTGAAGGCCGGCGCCCCTCAGGTCCTGGCGGAGTACGGATCGGCGGCGGCGCAGATGTGGTAAGTTAGCGCCCATGGATCTGGCCGGCATCCAGGCGACCCTCAAGACCCTCGAGATCGACGCCTGGCTGCTCTACGATTTTCACGGCATCAACCCCATCGCGCGGCGGGTGATCGGCCTGGGGGAGGACCGTTTCGCGACCCGGCGATGGTTCGGGCTCGTGCCGGCCACCGGCGATCCGATCTGGCTGCACCACGCCATCGAGGCCCACCTGTTCACGCACGTCCCCGGACGGCGTGTTCCGTTCGTAGGCTATCGCGAGCTGCAGGAGAAGCTGCGCGAGGTCGTCCGGGGCGTCAAGCGCGTGGCGATGGAGTATGTGCCGGGCGGCGCCATCCCCTACGTGTCGCGCGTCGACGCGGGCACGATCGAGATGGTCCGCGCCTCCGGGGTCAGCGTGGTCAGCAGCGCCGACCTGGTCCAGCACTTCGAGGCCCGCTGGTCGCCCGAGGCCCTCGAGTCGCACCGCCGGGCGGCGCACGGGCTCAAGGAGGTCCTGCAGGGGACCTTCGACCACGTGGCCCGGGCGGCGGCCGACGGACGATCCATCACCGAGTATTCCGTGCAGCAGTTCATGTGCGACCAGTTCAAGAGCCGAGGGCTGCATCACGACCCGCCAATCGTCGCGGTCAATGCCCACAGCGGGAATCCCCACTACGAGCCGCGGCAGGCCGACAGCGCCCCGATCAAGAAGGGGGACCTCCTCCTGCTCGACCTGTGGTGCCGGGAGGAGCCGGAGGGCTCGATCTGGGCGGACATCACCTGGATGGCCTACGTCGGGAAGAACGTTCCCCCGCGCCACAAGGAGATCTGGGACATCGTCGCGGGCGCGCGCGATGCCGCCGTGTCCTTCCTGAAGGAGGGCTCCGCTCTGGGGAAACGGATCCGCGGCGCCGACGTCGACGAGGTGGCCCGCACGTACGTTCGCGACAGGGGGTACGCCGATCGTTTCATCCATCGCACCGGTCACAGCATCGGCATGGAGGTCCACGGCAACGGCTGCAACATCGACAGCCTCGAGACGCTGGACGACCGCCAGCTGATTCCGCGCACCGGCTTCTCGATCGAGCCTGGAATCTACCTCGACGACTTCGGCGTGCGCAGCGAGATCGACGTCTACATGGACGAGCGCGGCGCCGAGGTGACGACGGCCGTCCAGGACCGGATCATCCCCCTCCTCCCGTAGATCGGGGGCCTCGCGGCCGCCTTCCCGAAAACGCCCGGAACCCCCGTTCCATCTTCGTCATGATGCGGGCGAACGACTCGACCGTGGGGTAGTCCCTGACCATCTGCTCGATCAGCTCCGGCCCCCAGCGCGGATGCTTGCGGCAGGCCAGCTCGAACAGGATGGCCTCGTCGGAGAGGTCCGGCCGGTCCCGGCGGAGCCTTTTGAACTCTCTCCTGAGGAGCCTTTCCTGAAGCCAGGCGCTCCGAAGGAAGCGCGTGTAGGCCCGGAGCGCAACGAGAAGTGCCGCCAGCAGGCAGGCCGCCCGGATCGAGCCCCGGGCGATGAGCGCCAGGCCCGCGCCGAGCAGCAGCCACTTGGCGACGTCGATCGCAGGGTCGAACCAGGCGGTGCGCGCCGCAGGCGGCCGGTCGAAATAGCGCAGGCCCTTGAAATGCGCCGAGGCGAGAAACCCCAGGAGGCCGAGCACCAGGAGCGCTCCGCCCGTGATCACGGGGCGAGCCCCCCGGAACTCCGGGACGGCGAGGGCGGGGACGGCCCTTCGATCCGGCGGGCGCAGGCGTGCCCCGAGAGGACGGCCCCCTCGATCGTCGCCGGCAGGCCGGTGGCGATCCAGTCACCGGCCAGGTGGAGCCCATCATAAGGTGTTCGCCACGACGGCCTCAGGATCGATGAGCCGCAGGACGGCGACATCGCCGCCCGCTTCTCCTTGATGACGAGCGCATGGCGCAGCGCCAGCCGGCGGGAGGCGGGGAAAAAACGGTGCAGGTCGTCGAGCGCCTTGCGGACCAGCGTCTCGCGCGACGCGTCGACGAACGAGCGAGCCGCGCTGCGCACCAGGGTGACGCCGGATCCCGCCCCGCCCCGCCCCGAGAAGGCGCGGCGGTTGAAGAGCCACTGCCACTCTGCGCCGATCAGGCCCGCGAAGGGCAGATCGGTCACGGGACCGCCGAACCAGAGGTAGATGGAGACGATGGGGGAGGTCTCGAGACGGGCGCTGCCGGCGAAGAACGGCTCCGCCGCGACGTCGTCCGGGAGGATCTCGAGGAGCTCGGCCGAAGGGACCGCGGCGATCACGTGGGGCGCGAGGAGGCGCGCACCGTCCGCCAGGAGCACCCCCTCGCAGCGGCCACGGCCGACCAGAACCTCGCGGACCTGGGCGCGCAGCCGGACCTCCGATCCCCGCGCCCGGAGGTAGTGTCCCGCCGGCTCGGCGTACAGATCGCTCAATCCCACCCGCGGCACACCCAGCCTCGCCCCGTCGGCACCCGAGGCGAGGAGCCCCTCGAGGACCGGCAGGAACATCGCCGCCGAGGCGCGCTCCGGCTCCTCGTTGAGCGCGGCGATGGCGAGCGGATTCCAGAGCCGCTCCTCGGCCCGCCGGGACTGCCCGAGCGACCGGAGCCACGAAGACACGCTGATGTCATCGAGGGCCCCCGTCGCTCCCCGCCTTCCCCTCCCCGAACGGACCGCGAGAGCCACGCGCAGGAGCCCCAGGCGCTCGCGGGATGTCAGGCCGGGGTAACGCGCCAGCCCGGCCAGGATGCTCCAGGAAAACAGAGGCAGGGACGGCAGCGCGAACCGGGAGACGGCTCCGCCCGGATCGATGAAGGGGACGGACAGGCCCGCCTCCAGATTGAGGCGGTCGCGGGTGCCGAGCCGGTCGAGAAAGAGCAGGGTCTCGCCGTAGCACCCCATGAACAGGTGCTGGCCGTTGTCCACGGTGCTCCCGGTCTCGGGATCGATCCAGGAGCGGGCCCGCCCCCCGAGATAGGGACGCGCCTCGAGGAGCAGCACGCGGGCGCCGCGCTCGGCAAGGAGGGTGGCGGCGGCCAGCCCCGCGAAGCCTCCGCCCACGACGATCGCATCGGGCGTCCTTCCAGCCTCCCCGTGCATGTCCAGGAGCCTCAGTCGCGCACATCCCCGAGCACCCAGGCCCGGAGCGCCAGTCCGACCTGGGTCAGGCGCGGCACGCTGATGCGCCGGTCGAACACCCGGAAACCACGGCGCTCGATGCGCCGCAGGAGCCTCAGGTAGATGGCGCGCATGACCTCCGCGGTGAGGAGACGCTGGCGGTCGGGCTCGGGAAGCCTACGGGCGGCGCTCTGGAAATACCGGTGCGCCCTCTCGGCCTGCCGCTCCATGAGCGACAGGAACGCGGGAGTCCGCTCCCCGCCCAGGAGCTCGGCCTGGCTGTAGCCTGCGTCGGCCATCTCGTCCAGGGGCAGGTAGATCCGTCCGCGGGCGGCGTCGGACTTGAGATCCCGCAGGATGTTGGTGAGCTGGAGCGCGAGGCCCAGATCGACGGCGTACTCCCGGCTGCGCGGGTCCCGCGCGCCGAAGATCGGCAGGCAGACGAGCCCGACGGCCGAGGCCACGCGGTGACAGTACTGCCGCAACTCGTCGAAGGTCGCATACCGGACCTTCTCCAGGTCCATGTCGACGCCGTCGAGCAGGTCGTCGAGCGGCTGCCTCGGGATCCCGAAGCGCACCACGGCCTCCCGCAGACCGCGCGTCACGTCCAGCGTCGGCTCGCCGCCGTAGCAGAGTTCGATCTCCCTCCGGTATGCCCGGAGGCCGGCTGCCGATCGCTCCCGATCGGCCGGCCCTTCGTCGGCCAGGTCGTCTATGGCGCGACAGAAGGCGTACACCGATTCGATGCCCTGCCTTTGATCGGCGGGCAGGAGACCGAAGGAGTAATGGAAGGACGATCCGGAGGAGACCCTGCCGCGCCGGCCCGCGGGCGCGCGCACCGCCGCGACATCCTCACGCCCCGCCCCCGGAGCGGCGCTCACCCTCTCCACCTGAGGGATCGGCCCAGGACGATCAGGGCGTCCACCGGGCCCAGCCTCGGGCGGCGCGACAGGACGTCGAAGCGCATCGCCTCGACCTTGTCCAGGATGCGCTGGCCGCCCAGGACGGTGAGACGCAGCTCCAGGCGGAAGCGGCCGCGGACCGCATCACAGAGAGGGCGGCCCTCCGCGAACAGCCCACGCACCCGCGCCACCTGCTCCTGCATGAGGGCGCGAAACCCGTCGGTGGCCTTCCCGGCCCGCAGGACCTCCTCCGTCACGCCGTGCCTCCTCCGCGCATCGGCCGGCAGGTAGATGCGGTCCCGATTCAGATCGACCGCCACGTCCTGCCAGTGGTTGGCCAGCTGCAGGGCGGTGCAGATCGCGTCCGACCGGCGCTCCAGGGCCGGCTCGTCATGGCCGAAGAGGCGCAGCAGAAGCCGCCCGACCGGATTGGCGGAGAGGCGGCAGTACTCGAAAAGCGCCGGCTCGTCGGCGTACCGTCGCGTCGTGACGTCCATGCGGAAGGCCTCCAGGAGGTCGGCAAACGGCTGGCGGGGCAGGTCGAAGGTCTGGACGGCATCCCGCAGGGAGACGAACACCGGGTGGATCGCCTCGCCCCGGAAGCAGCCGTCGAGCATCCGCTGCCACTCCTCCAGGCGCTCCATCCGGCGCCCCTCGTGCGCCTCCTCGTCCGCGAAGTCGTCCGCAATCCGCGCGAAGGCATAGATCGCCTGCACCGCCGGGCGCACCTGTTTCGGCATGAGCCAGGAGGCCACCGGAAAATTCTCGTAGTGGGCGCGCACCAGGCGGGCGCAGAATTCTCTCGCCTCGCCCAGGGAGTGGGCGCTCGACAGCGACTCCGGAGAGGCCAGCGCCGGGGTTCCGGCCGATGCGCGGGGCATAGGACGCCGGATGATATCACCCCGATCGGGGCGGATGCCCGTCGTTTCCCGGGCCGACCCGCATGATGTCCCGGGGCGTCCTGGACTATACTCTCGGCCCCCTCACTGACTTTCCGGGTGAAACCGGATCGGACGCGGCGCGAGGTGAAACCATGTCTTTCGAACGGAAGCTCTTCATCGACGGAAGGCCCCTGGGGACCGGCAGGACGATGCCGGTCGTCAGCCCGTACGACGGCCATGAGGTCGCCCGCGTGCACCTGGGCGGCGAGACGGAGATGGAGGACGCCACGCTGGCGGCCCTGCGGGGATTCAAGGCGATGGGGGCGCTGTCCCGAGGCCAGCGCGCCGACATCCTGCGCCGTGTCGCGGAGGGGGTCAGGAAGCGCGGCGACGAGATCGCCGCCACCATGACCGAGGAGATGGGGAAGCCGATCCAGTATTCCCGGGCCGAGGTGGCCCGTTGCGTGACCACCTTCACTCTGGCCTCGGAGGAGGCCAGCCGCTTCTGCGGCGAGATGGTCCCGGTGGACATCGAGGCCCATACGACCGGCTATTTCGCCATGACGATCATGGTTCCGATCGGCCCGATCGCCGCCATCTCCCCGTTCAACTTCCCCCTCAACCTGGTGGCGCACAAGCTGGCGCCCTGTCTCGCGGTCGGAAGCAGCATGGTCCTGAAGCCGGCGCGCCAGACGCCGCTCGAGGCCCTGACTCTCGCCGAGATCGTCCACGAGGCGGGGGCCCCGCCGGGGGCCTTCAACGTGGTCAACTGCGAGCCGGCGGTGGGCGAGCGGCTGGCGACCGATGACCGCTTTCCCTTCCTGACCTTCACGGGGAGCGTGGGGGTCGGCTGGCGCCTGAAGCAGAAGGCCTGGAAGAAGCGGGTCACGCTCGAGCTGGGCGGCAACGCCGCCTGCCTGGTGCACTCCGACGCCGACCTGGATCACGCGGTGTCGAGGTGCCTAGCCGGAGGCTTTGGACAGACCGGCCAATCGTGCATCTCGGTGCAGCGCATCCTGGTGCACGAGCCGGTGTACGGCGCCTTCGAGAGGAAGCTCCTCGAGGGCGTGGCGAAGCTCAAGACCGGGGACCCCAAAGATCCTGCCACTGTGGTCGGCCCGGTCATCGACCCCGCGAGCGCCGACCGCATCCTGTCGTGGATATCCGAGGCCAGGGCGGCCGGCGCCCGGATCCTCTCCGGCGGCACGCGGCAGGGCAACGTCATCGCCCCCACCGTGATCGCCGATGCCGGCGGCGACCTCAAGGTCTCCTGCCAGGAGGTCTTCGGCCCGGTGGTCACCCTGGGGAAGTACAAGGAATTCGAGCAGGCCGTCGCGGCCGCGGACGACTCGTCCTACGGCCTGCAGGCCGGCATCTTCACGCACGACATCCGCCTGATCCGCCACGCCGTGGCGAACCTGCACGTCGGCGGGGTTATGGTCAACGAGGTCCCCACCATGCGGGTCGACAACATGCCGTACGGGGGGACGCGCGACTCCGGCATCGGCCGGGAGGGGCCGCGCTACGCCATGCACGAAATGTCGGAGCCCCGCCTGGTCATGTTCAACCTCGATCATTGAGGCGGCCGGAGGCCCCCCGGGGCAGAGGGACAGGGCGGCCGGGCCCCCCTTTTTGCCGGGAACCTCGGAGTAGCCGCCTCGGTACAATCATTTCGAGGTCGGCGGAGGATGGATGGCCGGCGAGCCCACGGACGTTGACCTGATCCGTGAGGTCCTGGCGGGCCGGGTCGAACGGTTCGAAATCCTCGTTCGCCGGTACCAGCGCCTGGTGGCCACCGCCGCCCTGCGGATGGGCATTCCGCGCATGGAGATCGAGGACGTGACCAGCGAGGTCTTCTACAAGGTGTACCGGAGCCTGGGCCGATACCGGCCGGAGCACGCCCTCAGCACGTGGCTGTACCGCATCACCGTCAACGCCGCCCTGGACCGCAGGAGGAGCACCCGCCACGAGAGCCGCATGGAGGAGCTGTCCCCCTCCCTGGCCGACGGGCGTCCGGGGCTCGAGGAGCAGGCCGGCGACAAGCAGCGCGCCCGTCTCCTGCAGGAGGCGCTCGGCCGCGTCCCCGGCCACTACCGGGCACCGCTCGTCCTGGCCCACATCGAGGGGATGCCGCTCGAGGAGATCGCCCGTGCCCTCGACCTGCCGGAGGGAACGGTCAAGTCGCGACTGTTCCGGGCCCGCGCCATGCTCAAGGAGATCATCCAACGGCACTATCCGGCGCTCGCCCCGGCGGGGGCCGAAGGAGACGCGTCGTGACCGCCCATCGTGATCCCGGACCTCGCTGGGCCGACGAGGTCGTCGGTCCGCTGCGCCGCCAGGCGGTCGACTGCGACGTCGCCGCGCGCGTCATGGCGCGCATCCTGGCCGAACGCGACGCCGCCCTCCTGGCCGCGTCGGCCCGGGGTCCGCACCGCTACGCCTGGGTCGCCTCGCTCTCCCTGGCGGGTGCCTCGCTCGTCTTCCTGATCGCGACCTTGGTCACCATGGTCTCCGCCGGCGACGAGGGCGTGCGGCAGGCGACCGGACTTCTTGCCTCCTCCTGGCACGTCGTCGTGGTGTCCGGCAGGCTGGTTGCCGACCTTGGGCAACGGATGCTGGCCGAGGCCTTGCCGACGGCGCGCAAGATCCTGGCCCTCATCGAGGTATCGGCTCCGCTCCTCAAGGGGGCCGGGACCCTGGCCGCCGCTGGCGGCCTGTGCTCCATCCTGTTCAGCAGCTATGTCTTCGCCAGTGCCCGCAGGACGGCGCCGCGGGCGGACTTCAACGGAGGAACTCGATGAATCCACGCGTCCTGCCACGCGTCGTCGCGGCCGTCGTCGCCACGACGTTCCTGGTCGGCCTGGCCCCGCTGGCGGCGGCGCAATCGCGCCGCCGCGAGGCCTCCGCGACCGCCTCCCCCTCCCCGGGCGCCCGCGCCAGGGAGATCATCGACGAGGTGCGCGACCGGCTGTCCCACCGCGAACGCCGCTCCGCCGGCGTCGCCGTCACCGACGATGCGCACGTGCATGTCGGGGAGGTGCACGAGCACGACATCGTGGCCGTCTCCGGGAATGTGAACATCGAGGGGGAGGTCAAGGGGGACGTGGTCGTGATCATGGGCAAGCTGGAGATCAGCGGCACGGTGGACGGGGACGTCGTCTCCATCATGTCCCCGGTCCGGCTCCACGACACGGCCAACCTCGAAAAAACCCTCGTCAACATAGGCGGCAGCCTCGATCGGGCAGACGGCGCCCGGATCGAGGGCGAGGTGGTCAACTTCGGGTTCCTCGACGCGGTCCCGTTCCTGCGGGGAGGGCTCGCCGGATTCTGGAAGTTCATATATCTACTTAAGCTGATCTCTCTGGCGCTGCTGTTCCTGGCGATCCTCCTGATCACGGCCCTGGTGCCGCAGCGCCTCTCGGTGATCGCGGCCGCCTTTCCGAGCCGCTGGGGCATGGCGATTCTCGCCGGCATTCTCGGCTACTGCGTCACCATCGTCCTCGGATTCATCCTCATCTGCACCCTCATCGGGATCCCGCTGGCCATCGGCCTGTTCTTCGCGGCCAAGGTCGTGAAGTGGATCGGGCTCGCTTCCCTCTTCTTCCTGATCGGTCACACGCTCGGCCGCAACCTGTTCAAGCGCGATCTGTCGCACATCGCGGCGGTCCTCGGCGGGTTCGCCGTCTATGCGCTCATCTCCCTCGTCCCGATCTTCGGGGGGGTGTTCTCCGGGGTCATGGGCGTCCTGGCGCTGGGCATCTCCATCCTGACGCGCTTCGGATCGGAGGAAGGATGGGAGAGGTCGCGCCCCTCGGCGCCGACCGTTCCGCCCCCCCCCGCGGCGCCGGCCGGACCGCCCCCGGTCTACGCACCGGGTTCCTGAGACCGGCTCCTGGGAGCCGCTAGAAGTCCACGGTCACCGCGACGACCGGCAGGAAGGGGCTCTGGTAGGCGGTGGAGCTGAAATAGGCGTGCTCGGCCTCATCGTAGTAGAGGTCGACGCTCCGCACGTTGGACCGGTTGTACACGTTGAGCAGATCGACCTGCACCCCGATGCGCCCCCAGGAGACCGGGACCGATCGGCTGATCCGCAGATCGAGGCGGTGAAATGCCGGAAGGCGCGCGCTGTTCAGCTCGCCGACGGCGGTCCCGTGGACGAAGCCGACGCTGAGCGGCTTGAGAGGTGTATACGACAGGCCGCTGGCGTAACGGAAGGCCCCGCCCACGACCCAGCCGCGCCCCAGGCGCCCCCCCAGGAACAGGGAGGCGCTGTGCCGCTGGTCCGCGTTCCGCGGCGATTCGACT
Coding sequences within it:
- the hpnE gene encoding hydroxysqualene dehydroxylase HpnE; translation: MHGEAGRTPDAIVVGGGFAGLAAATLLAERGARVLLLEARPYLGGRARSWIDPETGSTVDNGQHLFMGCYGETLLFLDRLGTRDRLNLEAGLSVPFIDPGGAVSRFALPSLPLFSWSILAGLARYPGLTSRERLGLLRVALAVRSGRGRRGATGALDDISVSSWLRSLGQSRRAEERLWNPLAIAALNEEPERASAAMFLPVLEGLLASGADGARLGVPRVGLSDLYAEPAGHYLRARGSEVRLRAQVREVLVGRGRCEGVLLADGARLLAPHVIAAVPSAELLEILPDDVAAEPFFAGSARLETSPIVSIYLWFGGPVTDLPFAGLIGAEWQWLFNRRAFSGRGGAGSGVTLVRSAARSFVDASRETLVRKALDDLHRFFPASRRLALRHALVIKEKRAAMSPSCGSSILRPSWRTPYDGLHLAGDWIATGLPATIEGAVLSGHACARRIEGPSPPSPSRSSGGLAP
- the hpnC gene encoding squalene synthase HpnC; the protein is MPRASAGTPALASPESLSSAHSLGEAREFCARLVRAHYENFPVASWLMPKQVRPAVQAIYAFARIADDFADEEAHEGRRMERLEEWQRMLDGCFRGEAIHPVFVSLRDAVQTFDLPRQPFADLLEAFRMDVTTRRYADEPALFEYCRLSANPVGRLLLRLFGHDEPALERRSDAICTALQLANHWQDVAVDLNRDRIYLPADARRRHGVTEEVLRAGKATDGFRALMQEQVARVRGLFAEGRPLCDAVRGRFRLELRLTVLGGQRILDKVEAMRFDVLSRRPRLGPVDALIVLGRSLRWRG
- a CDS encoding M24 family metallopeptidase, which produces MDLAGIQATLKTLEIDAWLLYDFHGINPIARRVIGLGEDRFATRRWFGLVPATGDPIWLHHAIEAHLFTHVPGRRVPFVGYRELQEKLREVVRGVKRVAMEYVPGGAIPYVSRVDAGTIEMVRASGVSVVSSADLVQHFEARWSPEALESHRRAAHGLKEVLQGTFDHVARAAADGRSITEYSVQQFMCDQFKSRGLHHDPPIVAVNAHSGNPHYEPRQADSAPIKKGDLLLLDLWCREEPEGSIWADITWMAYVGKNVPPRHKEIWDIVAGARDAAVSFLKEGSALGKRIRGADVDEVARTYVRDRGYADRFIHRTGHSIGMEVHGNGCNIDSLETLDDRQLIPRTGFSIEPGIYLDDFGVRSEIDVYMDERGAEVTTAVQDRIIPLLP
- a CDS encoding aldehyde dehydrogenase family protein, which codes for MSFERKLFIDGRPLGTGRTMPVVSPYDGHEVARVHLGGETEMEDATLAALRGFKAMGALSRGQRADILRRVAEGVRKRGDEIAATMTEEMGKPIQYSRAEVARCVTTFTLASEEASRFCGEMVPVDIEAHTTGYFAMTIMVPIGPIAAISPFNFPLNLVAHKLAPCLAVGSSMVLKPARQTPLEALTLAEIVHEAGAPPGAFNVVNCEPAVGERLATDDRFPFLTFTGSVGVGWRLKQKAWKKRVTLELGGNAACLVHSDADLDHAVSRCLAGGFGQTGQSCISVQRILVHEPVYGAFERKLLEGVAKLKTGDPKDPATVVGPVIDPASADRILSWISEARAAGARILSGGTRQGNVIAPTVIADAGGDLKVSCQEVFGPVVTLGKYKEFEQAVAAADDSSYGLQAGIFTHDIRLIRHAVANLHVGGVMVNEVPTMRVDNMPYGGTRDSGIGREGPRYAMHEMSEPRLVMFNLDH
- a CDS encoding sigma-70 family RNA polymerase sigma factor, translated to MAGEPTDVDLIREVLAGRVERFEILVRRYQRLVATAALRMGIPRMEIEDVTSEVFYKVYRSLGRYRPEHALSTWLYRITVNAALDRRRSTRHESRMEELSPSLADGRPGLEEQAGDKQRARLLQEALGRVPGHYRAPLVLAHIEGMPLEEIARALDLPEGTVKSRLFRARAMLKEIIQRHYPALAPAGAEGDAS
- a CDS encoding thrombospondin type 3 repeat-containing protein; the encoded protein is MAHTAIATAAEVTLYVDAASTCTSGCGTPASPFPTIQGAINAGNSMIVAGTATSATIMVAAGLYRERIFIFPDIHVHGADASSTTINATGFGRSAVILASGGTGRPTRDYSIDGFTITGGSGEVGVAIDSVTGGGVFVFGDAVVTNNIIVGNILSGTLKDWLGAGMFVANGHAIIAGNEIGRNISTPPRTGGSGDTHGAGGGIFSIDSDASPEVVGNIIHDNLAQAEIGRGGGLWLRGGPGTVVDRNVIYGNRASASGGGIELYGETRVAGNLIYGNSAGSTGAGIETFNATAVITLNTVAGNVLTETTIPGGETYSTEGAGVYTESTLPPPNNTPVRVTNNLIVGNTVTSTGSGAGLFSIRAAPTVTNNLLYGNLKLPSTPSEVGGDLTPGQVIGVDGNLSLPPVMARQPRFYDVTAAAGTTTTVIVLDISRYQIGDVLECARDGVARTVTAINATSKALTLSPALPSASQAFKLLADWGPSAVNLEEDFHLQRTSAALDTGTNLDLEPVDLDDSVRPQDGDGNGTAVIDMGAYEFPIPDRDGDGVTDSLDCAPDAGSAWELPHPVGETLRLSAALGTSLGWTMAAQANVYNVYKGTIGPAGFAYNHICHETGSIDTFSQDSATPPRGGAFYYLVAGASRCGVGSLGTDSAGAEIPGPASPCLLAEKDSDADGVYDLDDGCAQVPTPGQADGDHDGRPDACDNCRFAPNPQQTDFNGNGLGDACEDTDGDGLLDEADCAPSVRHQRGLPFDVPPPLTFSGAPGNLVSWPFAEQAPVYDFYRGSITIGAAWSYNHGCRAWGLTRPESSDPALPPTGTAFYYLSSGVNTCGEGALGRDSAGAPVPRGSSCPTLYSDADNDGPIDVSDDCPLLANPLQEDADGDSRGDACDNCPSTWNPDQTDSDGDGTGDACDS
- the hpnD gene encoding presqualene diphosphate synthase HpnD, whose translation is MSAAPGAGREDVAAVRAPAGRRGRVSSGSSFHYSFGLLPADQRQGIESVYAFCRAIDDLADEGPADRERSAAGLRAYRREIELCYGGEPTLDVTRGLREAVVRFGIPRQPLDDLLDGVDMDLEKVRYATFDELRQYCHRVASAVGLVCLPIFGARDPRSREYAVDLGLALQLTNILRDLKSDAARGRIYLPLDEMADAGYSQAELLGGERTPAFLSLMERQAERAHRYFQSAARRLPEPDRQRLLTAEVMRAIYLRLLRRIERRGFRVFDRRISVPRLTQVGLALRAWVLGDVRD